From a region of the Arachis ipaensis cultivar K30076 chromosome B09, Araip1.1, whole genome shotgun sequence genome:
- the LOC107615697 gene encoding uncharacterized protein LOC107615697, which produces MENLRELKRILEKTVGTTRKDWARKQDVALWAYRTAFKTSIGRSPNQLVYEKACYLLVELEKKAFWATKFLNLDAQEVGEKRLLQINEMEEFRLEAYENAWIYKERTEKWHDKRIANRVFEPGQKVLLFNSKLKIFPEKLRSKWVGSYLVTRVSPHGYVEL; this is translated from the exons ATGG AGAACTTAAGAGAActtaagagaatcttggagaagacAGTTGGAACTACTAGGAAGGACTGGGCACGGAAGCAAGATGTTGCATTGTGggcttatagaacagcattcaagacctcCATTGGAAGATCACCCAACCAACTGGTGTATGAAAAGGCATGCTATCTTCTTGTGGAACTCGAAAAAAAGGCATTTTGGGCTACTAAATTCCTTAATCTTGATGCTCAAGAAGTAGGGGAGAAGAGGTTATTGCAAATCAatgagatggaggaattcagattggaagcttatgagaatgcttgGATCTATAAGGAAAGGACCGAGAAATGGCATGACAAAAGAATTGCAAACAGAGTATTTGAGCCAGGGCAAAAGGTTCTCTTGTTCAACTCCAAGCTAAAGATATTCCCTGaaaagttgagatcaaaatgggttGGTTCCTACTTGGTGACTAGGGTCTCCCCACA